The following proteins are co-located in the Abditibacteriaceae bacterium genome:
- a CDS encoding beta-ketoacyl-[acyl-carrier-protein] synthase family protein has product MNRIVITGLGCVSPLGLDVPTFWRRLMAGESGIGEISKLDTNGLRNARGGEVPNFRWEDFGEEGDCDEASQFAFAATHEAIADAHLLDADLQNTGLVFSTNFGGAASWEAACELANADAPDEETFRQWTPEDAANYTASRLGIGGPRLTLSNACSSGGNAIGHACDWLRLGRCEIAIAGGHDGLGLSSLAGLSILRTISPDEIRPFDLNRNGTIFGEGAGILVLETWESAERRNAKVYAELAGWSLNNNAYHLTAPDKDGAGLRAVMSGALQDAKMTPEEIGYINAHGTGTQYNDLAETQAIKAVFGERAKEIPVSSIKAATSHTMAAAGALEAIATTLALVEQTLPPTINLQTPDPECDLDYVPNESRKHTFTAAISNSSGIGGNNASLILKVV; this is encoded by the coding sequence ATGAACAGAATCGTTATCACAGGTTTGGGCTGCGTTTCGCCATTGGGCCTTGATGTCCCGACGTTCTGGCGACGTTTAATGGCTGGCGAAAGCGGCATCGGTGAGATAAGCAAGCTGGATACCAACGGCTTGCGCAACGCGCGCGGCGGCGAAGTCCCCAACTTCCGCTGGGAAGACTTTGGCGAAGAAGGCGATTGCGACGAAGCCTCACAATTTGCCTTCGCCGCCACGCACGAAGCCATCGCCGACGCACATCTGCTCGACGCCGATTTGCAAAATACCGGACTCGTTTTTTCCACCAACTTTGGCGGCGCAGCCTCATGGGAAGCAGCGTGCGAACTAGCCAATGCCGACGCGCCCGATGAAGAAACCTTTCGCCAGTGGACGCCCGAAGACGCCGCGAACTACACCGCATCGCGGTTGGGAATTGGCGGCCCTCGCCTCACACTTTCCAATGCGTGTTCGAGTGGCGGAAATGCGATTGGTCACGCTTGCGACTGGCTGCGATTGGGCCGCTGCGAAATTGCTATCGCTGGCGGGCACGATGGTTTAGGTTTGTCGTCGCTTGCGGGCCTTTCGATTCTACGCACGATCTCGCCCGATGAGATTCGTCCGTTCGACCTCAACCGCAACGGCACGATTTTCGGCGAAGGCGCGGGAATTTTGGTGCTCGAAACGTGGGAAAGCGCCGAGCGCCGCAACGCAAAAGTTTATGCCGAGCTTGCGGGCTGGTCGCTCAACAACAACGCGTATCATCTCACCGCGCCCGATAAAGACGGCGCTGGCCTACGCGCCGTGATGAGCGGCGCGCTGCAAGATGCGAAAATGACGCCCGAAGAAATCGGTTACATCAACGCGCATGGAACGGGAACACAATACAACGACCTCGCGGAAACGCAGGCCATAAAAGCGGTTTTTGGCGAGCGCGCGAAAGAGATTCCGGTTTCCTCGATTAAAGCTGCCACCAGTCACACCATGGCGGCGGCGGGCGCGTTGGAAGCGATTGCCACAACATTGGCTCTTGTGGAACAAACGCTTCCTCCAACAATTAACCTCCAAACGCCCGACCCGGAATGCGACCTCGATTATGTTCCCAACGAATCGCGCAAGCATACGTTTACAGCCGCGATTTCCAATTCGAGCGGCATTGGCGGCAACAACGCCAGCCTCATCCTGAAAGTTGTTTAA
- a CDS encoding DUF4127 family protein, giving the protein MIALLSLDDRPCNVRFPQQIAEIGGDKIVVPPHHLLGRFNSAGEPEALIDWLFALPEVKGLILSVDMLAYGGLVASRRTDATLETALKRVSMLREWKKTRGVPILAFNILRRLAITMDGDANVDNYYNIMRWARLEDEAERFNSDHLRQQRDEVRRKIDPQLLQDYVDSRARNHKINGCMIDFLADDIFDYLLITQEDATEWGLHRQEQEALLAYAGERGVETKMSLHPGADEAALTLLARNWDTGVTFSVHPSNAADMQRIAPFEDRPYERALREHIAAMSGIWLEHGEDGIPDFHLFVNAPVGGSQKDEKPEARDERLRKLQPFIKELLQACAASEGGGVPVALCDVAFPNGADNALLNELEKRQALGQLTVFGGWNTAGNTTGTVLAQCAALKRSGDSARARHLSRQFTFERIVDDWYYQSQIREKIEKAARENGVSPLRMESAAAAPIEALARRELRAFSNLLAHRHFATTLGGTDVTLPWGRTFEADVRVKLI; this is encoded by the coding sequence ATGATCGCCCTCCTTTCTCTCGACGACCGCCCTTGCAACGTGCGCTTTCCGCAGCAAATTGCTGAAATCGGCGGCGATAAAATCGTTGTGCCGCCTCACCATCTCCTTGGTCGCTTTAACTCGGCGGGCGAACCGGAAGCGCTCATCGATTGGCTTTTTGCGCTGCCCGAAGTCAAAGGCCTGATTCTTTCGGTCGATATGCTGGCGTATGGTGGTTTGGTCGCGTCGCGTCGCACCGACGCCACGTTGGAAACGGCACTCAAACGCGTTTCGATGCTGCGTGAATGGAAGAAAACGCGCGGCGTGCCGATTCTCGCGTTCAACATTTTGCGCCGGTTGGCAATTACGATGGACGGCGATGCCAACGTCGATAACTACTACAACATCATGCGCTGGGCGCGCCTGGAAGATGAAGCTGAACGCTTCAACTCCGACCACTTGCGCCAGCAGCGTGATGAAGTGCGCCGGAAAATCGACCCGCAACTTTTGCAGGATTACGTCGATTCGCGCGCACGCAATCACAAAATCAACGGCTGCATGATCGATTTTCTGGCCGATGATATCTTCGATTACCTGCTGATTACGCAGGAAGACGCGACCGAATGGGGCTTGCACCGGCAAGAGCAGGAAGCGCTTCTGGCCTACGCGGGCGAGCGAGGCGTGGAAACCAAGATGTCGCTGCATCCTGGTGCTGACGAAGCCGCGCTGACCCTTCTCGCGCGCAACTGGGACACGGGCGTGACGTTTTCGGTACATCCTTCCAATGCCGCCGATATGCAGCGCATCGCGCCTTTTGAAGACCGGCCTTACGAACGGGCGTTGCGCGAACACATCGCGGCGATGAGCGGAATCTGGCTCGAACACGGTGAAGACGGCATTCCCGACTTTCATCTTTTCGTGAACGCGCCGGTCGGAGGCTCCCAGAAAGATGAAAAGCCCGAAGCGCGCGACGAGCGCCTGCGCAAATTGCAGCCATTCATCAAAGAATTGTTGCAGGCGTGCGCGGCTTCCGAGGGCGGCGGCGTTCCTGTTGCATTGTGCGATGTCGCCTTTCCCAACGGAGCTGACAATGCACTTTTGAACGAATTGGAAAAGCGGCAGGCCTTGGGGCAATTGACGGTTTTCGGTGGCTGGAACACGGCGGGCAACACAACCGGAACCGTGTTGGCGCAATGTGCGGCGCTCAAGCGCAGCGGCGATTCGGCGCGAGCGCGTCACCTTTCGCGCCAGTTCACCTTCGAGCGCATCGTCGATGATTGGTATTACCAATCGCAAATCCGGGAAAAGATTGAGAAAGCCGCCCGTGAAAACGGTGTGTCACCGCTCCGCATGGAAAGCGCAGCCGCCGCGCCGATTGAAGCACTTGCGCGCCGCGAGTTGCGGGCATTCTCGAATTTACTGGCGCATCGCCATTTCGCCACCACACTCGGCGGCACCGATGTGACACTTCCGTGGGGCCGCACCTTCGAGGCCGATGTGCGCGTAAAACTGATTTAA
- a CDS encoding UvrD-helicase domain-containing protein, giving the protein MTNLLDNLNEPQSAAVLHGDGPLLVFAGAGSGKTRTLTRRIAHLIQHRDVPPARILAVTFTNRASKEMRERLTELVGEGARRIWMGTFHAMCAQMLRISGASIGLDPRFVIFDSDDQSRLMKQILKSADVDSDRFAPNRVLGKISDQKNNLRSPDDFDSIATSPNDRVIARLYHKYNERLRESNALDFDDLLSESVRLLQESAEAREYWSERFLHILIDEFQDVNAAQFRWVQLLAAKHRNICVVGDDDQSIYAWRGANVKIILDFEFSYPDATVIRLEQNYRSTQHILDAAHGVISKNFGRKPKKLWTETTGGAAIKLHGLANAQEEAAWIVRQIEIIKRERRNNSWSDFAILCRVNAQSRPFEEAFLRARVPLRLVGTQRFYERREIKDLIAYLKVLFNPRDDIACARVVNIPQRGIGTVTLEKLQTFARQSDRSLLQTICEAPLAEAVGKATAAKIEPLRALFLQLQTDVAEAPSVADTISAVIDRTDYLEWLRREKTLDSVDRIANVQELLAAAEDFDEKWKNGDFTPSQEDEESIVPVFNGQLDFDRTSDFSSPSALGLFLESSALEGGGDSGEAGDSVTLMTLHSAKGLEFPIVFLVGMEQGLLPHARALWGEGANNDELEEERRLCYVGLTRAQEEIVLTYAVQRTLHGRTESTIPSQFLDEIPSELLLRGGLAKDGASAFAAATTWDSPAKELPSFLRAKPAEVESTFKVGDKLKHPTFGEGYVVAASSGSANEWVEVAFTASGAGKKKLVVAFAPLEKI; this is encoded by the coding sequence ATGACGAATCTTCTCGATAATCTCAACGAGCCGCAAAGCGCGGCTGTTCTTCACGGTGACGGGCCGCTTCTCGTTTTCGCCGGTGCCGGAAGCGGTAAAACGCGCACGCTCACGCGCCGCATCGCGCATCTCATTCAACACCGCGACGTGCCGCCCGCGCGCATTCTGGCCGTAACGTTTACCAATCGCGCCTCGAAAGAAATGCGCGAACGACTGACCGAACTGGTGGGCGAAGGCGCGCGTCGCATCTGGATGGGCACTTTTCACGCGATGTGCGCGCAGATGCTGCGGATTTCGGGCGCGAGCATCGGCCTCGATCCGCGCTTCGTCATCTTCGACAGCGACGACCAATCGCGCTTGATGAAGCAAATTCTCAAAAGCGCCGATGTCGATTCCGACCGTTTTGCACCCAATCGCGTGCTGGGCAAAATCTCCGATCAGAAGAATAATCTGCGTTCGCCCGACGATTTCGATTCGATTGCCACTTCGCCCAACGACCGCGTTATCGCGCGGCTTTATCACAAATACAACGAGCGTTTGCGCGAAAGTAACGCGCTCGACTTCGACGATTTGCTGTCGGAATCTGTCCGTTTGCTGCAAGAAAGCGCCGAAGCGCGCGAATATTGGAGCGAGCGTTTTCTCCATATTCTCATCGACGAATTTCAGGACGTAAACGCCGCGCAATTCCGCTGGGTGCAGCTTTTGGCGGCGAAGCACCGCAACATCTGCGTTGTCGGCGACGACGACCAATCGATTTACGCATGGCGCGGCGCGAACGTCAAAATCATTCTCGATTTCGAGTTCTCTTATCCCGACGCAACCGTGATTCGACTGGAGCAAAATTACCGCTCGACGCAGCACATTCTCGATGCCGCGCATGGCGTAATTTCCAAGAATTTCGGGCGCAAGCCGAAAAAACTGTGGACGGAAACGACCGGCGGTGCGGCGATTAAGCTGCATGGTTTGGCCAACGCGCAGGAAGAAGCCGCGTGGATTGTGCGCCAGATTGAAATCATCAAACGCGAGCGACGCAACAATTCGTGGAGCGATTTCGCCATTTTATGCCGCGTCAACGCGCAAAGTCGCCCGTTTGAAGAAGCGTTTTTGCGCGCGCGCGTACCGTTGCGCCTTGTCGGAACACAGCGCTTTTACGAACGCCGCGAAATCAAAGACCTCATCGCGTATCTCAAGGTTTTGTTCAACCCGCGCGACGACATCGCGTGCGCGCGCGTCGTCAATATTCCGCAGCGCGGCATCGGAACGGTGACATTAGAAAAGCTGCAAACCTTCGCGCGCCAAAGCGACCGCAGTTTGCTCCAAACGATTTGTGAAGCGCCGTTAGCCGAAGCTGTTGGAAAGGCGACGGCGGCGAAAATCGAACCGCTGCGCGCGTTGTTTCTGCAACTACAAACCGATGTCGCCGAAGCGCCCAGCGTTGCCGACACAATTTCGGCTGTCATCGATCGTACCGATTATCTCGAATGGCTGCGCCGCGAAAAAACGCTCGATTCCGTCGATAGAATTGCTAACGTCCAAGAACTTCTCGCCGCCGCCGAAGATTTCGATGAAAAATGGAAGAACGGCGATTTCACGCCTTCACAGGAAGACGAGGAAAGTATCGTCCCTGTTTTCAACGGGCAGTTGGATTTTGACCGTACTTCGGATTTTTCTTCTCCTTCGGCGCTGGGCTTGTTTCTCGAATCGTCGGCGCTGGAAGGCGGCGGCGACAGCGGCGAAGCGGGCGATTCCGTCACGCTGATGACTTTACACTCGGCCAAAGGCTTGGAGTTCCCGATTGTCTTTCTGGTCGGCATGGAGCAAGGGCTTTTGCCGCACGCGCGCGCGTTGTGGGGCGAAGGCGCGAACAACGACGAACTGGAAGAAGAACGCCGTCTCTGCTACGTCGGCCTGACGCGCGCGCAGGAAGAAATCGTCCTCACTTACGCGGTTCAGCGCACGTTGCATGGCCGCACCGAAAGCACGATTCCATCCCAGTTTCTCGATGAAATTCCGTCTGAGCTGTTGCTTCGCGGCGGTTTAGCCAAAGACGGCGCAAGCGCATTCGCCGCCGCCACAACCTGGGATTCGCCCGCGAAAGAATTGCCGTCGTTCTTGCGCGCGAAACCGGCGGAAGTGGAATCGACATTCAAAGTCGGCGACAAGCTGAAGCACCCGACATTTGGCGAAGGCTACGTTGTCGCGGCATCTTCGGGCAGCGCCAACGAATGGGTTGAAGTCGCGTTTACCGCAAGCGGTGCCGGCAAAAAGAAACTTGTCGTCGCCTTCGCACCTTTAGAAAAGATTTAA
- a CDS encoding Rieske 2Fe-2S domain-containing protein: MKHTVAKVGEVQNGQCKLVEIEGKEIGVFFVDGEHRAYRNMCPHAGAPLCAGGISSAPLAVNVHEYAGEADTIRCPWHGWEFDLKTGDHLVSRAKLKTYEVSVEGDDVIIEVP, encoded by the coding sequence ATGAAACACACAGTGGCTAAAGTCGGTGAAGTCCAGAACGGACAGTGCAAACTTGTCGAAATCGAGGGCAAGGAAATCGGCGTTTTCTTTGTCGACGGTGAGCATCGCGCTTATCGCAACATGTGTCCGCACGCGGGCGCGCCTCTTTGCGCGGGCGGAATTAGCAGTGCGCCGCTTGCAGTAAATGTTCACGAATACGCGGGCGAGGCCGATACAATTCGCTGTCCGTGGCATGGCTGGGAATTCGACCTCAAAACCGGCGACCATCTTGTTTCGCGGGCGAAGTTGAAAACTTACGAAGTTTCAGTCGAAGGCGACGACGTGATAATCGAGGTCCCTTGA
- a CDS encoding cation transporter yields the protein MTQLKVDGMSCGKCVEFVTKALQSVPGVEVARVDLESGRAEVEGDTPVAQLVHAVEEEGYTASAA from the coding sequence ATGACACAGTTAAAAGTCGATGGAATGAGTTGTGGAAAGTGCGTCGAGTTCGTGACCAAGGCGCTGCAAAGCGTGCCCGGCGTCGAAGTGGCGCGTGTCGATCTGGAATCGGGCCGCGCCGAAGTTGAAGGCGATACGCCGGTCGCGCAACTGGTTCACGCTGTGGAAGAAGAAGGCTACACCGCGAGCGCAGCGTAA
- a CDS encoding beta-ketoacyl synthase N-terminal-like domain-containing protein, which produces MPQLRNVELRGIGVVSARGDFGLRTPLRPNSTVPGARAIAEFDLKNYAVSPKTYLDRCSALALAGCSLALGDAQMPVPLENTERFGIVLGTHLGCVATMKGFWDKVEEKGVRGANSILFSHSYINSPISLCAIEWNLRGYHSTVCSENRSGLDAVRTAWEAIALGHADTMLCGGVEALTPEGAQLQENETASEASVFFVLQAQDETLRGQLLTPAFFDAVNDSHLRETASRWGDCGGATGALALLETLAT; this is translated from the coding sequence ATGCCCCAACTACGAAACGTAGAACTGCGCGGAATCGGCGTTGTTTCGGCGCGTGGCGATTTCGGTCTCCGCACGCCGTTGCGCCCGAATTCAACCGTCCCTGGCGCGCGCGCAATTGCCGAATTCGATTTAAAGAACTACGCGGTTTCGCCAAAAACTTATCTTGACCGCTGCTCGGCCCTAGCGCTCGCCGGTTGTTCGCTCGCGCTCGGGGACGCGCAGATGCCCGTTCCTCTGGAAAACACCGAGCGCTTCGGCATTGTTCTGGGCACACATCTCGGCTGCGTGGCGACGATGAAAGGTTTCTGGGACAAAGTCGAAGAAAAAGGCGTGCGCGGCGCGAACTCGATTTTGTTTTCGCACTCATACATCAATTCGCCGATTTCGCTTTGCGCCATCGAATGGAATTTGCGTGGCTATCACAGCACAGTTTGCAGCGAAAATCGCAGCGGTCTGGATGCCGTTCGCACCGCGTGGGAAGCGATTGCTCTCGGTCACGCCGACACGATGTTATGCGGCGGCGTCGAAGCACTCACACCCGAAGGCGCTCAGTTACAGGAAAACGAAACCGCCAGTGAGGCCAGCGTTTTCTTCGTGCTTCAGGCGCAAGACGAAACACTACGCGGCCAGCTTTTGACTCCTGCATTTTTCGACGCGGTTAATGATTCGCATTTGCGGGAAACGGCTTCGCGCTGGGGCGATTGCGGCGGTGCCACTGGCGCGCTCGCCTTGCTCGAAACACTGGCCACGTAG
- a CDS encoding alpha/beta hydrolase-fold protein, which translates to MSHFAAMLKFFAVFIALFLTHTGIAQTSAQRLTPEVAATRVAELETRVKNGAAPVHADNAALWRFKIEQARLMADSLAGYSAMPWQDAARLQSTLDAIAAVEKAPTGVMLQPLAATWERAYFAADGSPQPYWIYLPPNYSPQKKWPLVVLLHGYNPQITKADPWLPGADAMSVATERGFIVAIPYGRRNTDFLGVGEDDTLAVRAEMLRRFRIDEDRVFLLGPSMGGYGVWAVGLKHPHLWAGLSAMAARSDTWNWLRLQADDVAPWKKQLYLADDPRFLARNARNLPVFFQHGSDDHLVPVEHSRLIADDWKKLGYPARYREIPGGDHYIYWLAGSYEAAFDWMKNLRRETAPRRVTYSTASLWNHRAHWVSVEAFDDYSKPAHIDAEVIKQEIRVTTENVGRFVFALPAALARGEMKLVVNGAQTEVDGRKPIEWNSAEYNKIAASPNLKSPTRTGTIRDAYRGPLLLVYGDTSDRKAATRFVEQWQVYADGTLPLKSARDVSLNDRKNFNLVLFGTRESNPLLAEISDSLPIEKTADGYRIGTEKKTVANVGVIFCYPSPFDARREIVVHSGIPWGTTLPENHPFDLQPDYLVFTPEIDAQDKTNVTLEAGFFDGAWQLKK; encoded by the coding sequence CCACACGCGTCGCGGAATTGGAAACGCGTGTTAAAAATGGCGCCGCTCCGGTTCATGCCGATAACGCAGCGCTATGGCGCTTCAAGATTGAACAAGCGCGATTGATGGCCGATTCTCTCGCGGGATATAGTGCGATGCCATGGCAAGATGCCGCGCGTTTGCAAAGCACACTGGATGCGATTGCCGCTGTCGAAAAAGCACCCACCGGCGTGATGTTGCAGCCGCTAGCCGCTACTTGGGAACGCGCTTATTTCGCCGCTGATGGCTCGCCTCAGCCCTACTGGATTTACCTCCCGCCCAACTATTCGCCGCAGAAAAAATGGCCCCTCGTCGTTTTGCTGCATGGCTACAATCCGCAAATCACCAAAGCCGACCCGTGGCTTCCCGGCGCCGATGCGATGAGCGTCGCCACCGAGCGTGGCTTTATCGTCGCGATTCCTTACGGACGGCGCAACACCGATTTTCTTGGCGTCGGCGAAGACGACACGCTTGCAGTTCGCGCCGAAATGCTGCGCCGCTTTCGTATTGATGAGGACCGAGTGTTTTTGCTAGGCCCCTCGATGGGCGGCTACGGCGTGTGGGCGGTCGGCCTCAAGCATCCGCATCTATGGGCCGGTTTATCAGCGATGGCCGCGCGCAGTGACACGTGGAACTGGCTGAGGCTTCAAGCAGACGATGTGGCACCTTGGAAAAAGCAGTTGTATCTCGCCGATGACCCGCGTTTTCTGGCGCGCAACGCCCGCAACCTTCCCGTTTTCTTTCAACATGGCAGTGACGACCATCTGGTTCCGGTCGAGCATTCACGCCTCATCGCCGACGATTGGAAAAAGCTCGGCTATCCGGCGCGCTACCGCGAAATTCCTGGTGGCGATCATTACATCTACTGGCTCGCGGGAAGCTACGAGGCCGCATTCGACTGGATGAAAAACTTGCGCCGCGAAACGGCACCGCGCCGTGTCACCTACTCAACGGCTTCGCTGTGGAATCACCGCGCGCACTGGGTTTCAGTGGAAGCCTTCGACGATTATTCTAAACCCGCGCATATTGATGCCGAGGTTATCAAACAGGAAATCCGCGTTACGACCGAGAATGTTGGGCGTTTTGTATTCGCCCTGCCTGCGGCTCTGGCACGCGGCGAAATGAAACTCGTTGTCAACGGCGCGCAAACCGAAGTCGATGGCCGCAAGCCGATTGAGTGGAACAGCGCGGAGTACAACAAAATCGCGGCGTCTCCGAACTTGAAATCTCCCACGCGCACCGGCACAATTCGCGACGCCTATCGCGGGCCTTTGCTGTTGGTTTACGGTGACACTTCCGACAGAAAAGCAGCCACCCGTTTCGTCGAGCAGTGGCAGGTTTACGCCGACGGAACTTTGCCGCTCAAAAGCGCGCGCGATGTTTCTCTCAACGACCGCAAAAACTTTAATTTGGTCTTATTTGGCACGCGCGAAAGCAACCCGTTGCTTGCCGAAATCTCCGACAGCCTGCCGATTGAAAAGACGGCGGATGGCTATCGAATTGGAACGGAGAAGAAAACGGTGGCGAATGTCGGCGTGATTTTTTGCTATCCATCGCCCTTCGATGCGCGCCGCGAAATCGTGGTGCATTCGGGGATTCCGTGGGGCACGACTTTGCCCGAAAATCACCCGTTCGATTTACAACCCGATTATCTTGTTTTCACGCCCGAAATCGACGCGCAAGATAAAACAAACGTCACACTCGAAGCCGGTTTCTTCGACGGCGCGTGGCAACTGAAGAAATAA
- a CDS encoding DUF6785 family protein: protein MNAIKQPVYESSEVAASPIEPTAPMRALTFRSVGVSLLLAAVFGYFIPIVDFKFSNTFLGSMHMPAGAIAVLLALLLVVNPLLRVLSARASFQRNEVLTVYITCLFSTLVPGRGSESFFVPNVLSSFYFATRDNDWLNFLTPYLKPWMTPAVTANSQYNPTAVEGWYVGGQAVPWSLWLMPVLAWAALILSVQVMHGCLAVMLRAQWAQREALAFPLLRLPLDMTEDTDEKGGKIGAFFRNPLVWVGAAIAFFIEMLNGLNLYYPEVPAFPLGLNTGQFLTEAPWNQLGPTQMQVFPAIVGISFLLTSEVSFSLWFFHIFSKMQYVGSYMMGYPPASLDAPFWLRGWAKGFIGYQQVGAILAYTAILVWLGREHWKYIARRAIGRERATDEERREALSYPIAFWGFIAALTFIIGWTVASGVSIPVAVLMWAFYLAVCLALTRLVAEAGLLFVQTGWMPLGPLAFLFGAGPGRLVDAVSGPPASMISSSLMLDMRGFLLPSFLHGFKLAHDRRIPARPLLVLITACILVSFTIGVVTVLNLGHSVGGLQLAKWWATAAGSQPALHAVGFAKGFETNYAGNWFWVAVGGLATWGMMAARSRFTWFPFHPLGLIMCVPFAMHAMWISIFLGWMFKVLITRFGGSDAYRKMIPLFLGIVVGDIVMILFWLGIDGWQGRTGHALLPF from the coding sequence ATGAACGCAATTAAACAACCGGTTTACGAAAGCAGTGAAGTGGCTGCATCCCCGATTGAGCCCACTGCTCCGATGCGTGCATTGACGTTCCGCTCGGTAGGCGTATCGTTGCTTTTAGCGGCGGTCTTTGGCTACTTCATCCCCATTGTCGATTTTAAGTTTTCCAACACTTTTCTTGGCTCGATGCATATGCCCGCTGGCGCAATTGCCGTGTTGTTGGCTTTGCTGTTGGTTGTGAATCCGCTGTTACGTGTGCTGTCGGCGCGCGCGTCATTCCAGCGCAACGAAGTGCTCACCGTTTACATCACCTGTTTGTTTTCGACCCTTGTTCCTGGACGCGGCTCAGAAAGCTTCTTTGTGCCCAACGTTCTTTCTTCGTTTTATTTCGCCACGCGCGACAACGACTGGCTTAATTTCCTGACGCCTTACCTCAAGCCGTGGATGACACCGGCAGTGACCGCGAACAGCCAATACAACCCGACAGCAGTTGAAGGCTGGTACGTTGGTGGGCAAGCCGTGCCATGGAGCCTCTGGTTGATGCCGGTTCTGGCCTGGGCTGCCTTGATTCTTTCGGTGCAAGTGATGCACGGCTGTCTGGCGGTTATGCTACGTGCGCAGTGGGCGCAGCGCGAAGCGCTTGCGTTTCCGCTCTTGCGATTGCCGCTTGACATGACGGAAGACACCGACGAAAAAGGCGGAAAGATCGGCGCGTTCTTCCGCAATCCGCTGGTATGGGTCGGCGCGGCCATTGCCTTTTTTATCGAAATGCTGAACGGCCTCAACCTGTATTATCCCGAAGTTCCCGCATTTCCTCTCGGGCTGAACACAGGCCAATTTCTCACCGAAGCGCCCTGGAATCAGCTTGGCCCCACACAAATGCAAGTCTTCCCCGCGATTGTCGGCATTTCCTTTTTGCTGACGAGCGAAGTTTCATTTTCTCTCTGGTTTTTTCACATTTTTTCCAAGATGCAATATGTCGGGTCCTACATGATGGGCTATCCACCGGCATCGCTGGATGCACCGTTCTGGCTGCGCGGCTGGGCGAAAGGCTTTATCGGCTACCAGCAGGTCGGCGCTATCCTCGCTTACACAGCAATTTTGGTCTGGTTGGGACGCGAACACTGGAAATATATTGCGCGGCGCGCTATTGGTCGCGAGCGTGCTACCGACGAAGAGCGTCGTGAAGCGCTCTCGTATCCGATTGCATTCTGGGGCTTTATTGCGGCGCTTACCTTCATTATCGGTTGGACGGTGGCATCGGGCGTTTCCATTCCTGTCGCGGTTTTGATGTGGGCATTCTACCTCGCTGTTTGTCTCGCTTTAACCCGCCTGGTGGCCGAAGCCGGCCTGTTGTTTGTGCAAACCGGCTGGATGCCGCTCGGGCCGCTGGCGTTCTTGTTTGGCGCAGGCCCGGGTCGGTTAGTGGATGCTGTCAGTGGCCCACCAGCATCGATGATTTCTTCCAGCCTGATGCTCGATATGCGCGGCTTCTTGCTGCCGTCCTTTTTGCATGGCTTCAAGCTGGCTCACGACCGGCGCATTCCAGCGCGCCCTCTGCTTGTCCTGATTACGGCGTGCATTCTGGTTTCGTTCACGATTGGTGTGGTGACCGTGTTGAACCTCGGCCACAGCGTGGGCGGTTTGCAACTGGCAAAGTGGTGGGCAACGGCGGCGGGTTCACAGCCTGCCCTTCATGCGGTGGGCTTTGCCAAAGGTTTTGAAACCAACTACGCGGGCAACTGGTTCTGGGTCGCTGTCGGTGGCCTGGCGACGTGGGGCATGATGGCTGCACGCAGTCGCTTCACATGGTTCCCGTTTCACCCGCTCGGTCTCATCATGTGCGTGCCGTTTGCGATGCACGCGATGTGGATTTCGATTTTCCTCGGCTGGATGTTCAAAGTTCTCATCACGCGTTTCGGCGGAAGCGATGCCTATCGTAAGATGATTCCGCTTTTCCTCGGCATAGTTGTGGGCGACATTGTCATGATTTTGTTCTGGCTCGGTATCGATGGCTGGCAGGGACGCACCGGCCACGCGCTGCTTCCATTCTGA
- a CDS encoding tetratricopeptide repeat protein, with translation MFNPFKKSAPEEKAAMERNNEAARADLLWKTGSRFLARKKYDNAIESMRQAYELEPSRLEGRLNLGAALFLTGQHQEAIGHFKYVLAFDGQNTMALLNLAAAHDALGQLDESIAVLETLIERRPQWRDAHYNLGVAYYKQKNYPKAEDALRAELQLNPENTLARELLNTIYRLPHLEKKE, from the coding sequence ATGTTCAATCCTTTCAAAAAATCGGCACCGGAAGAAAAAGCGGCAATGGAGCGCAACAATGAAGCGGCGCGCGCCGATTTGCTGTGGAAAACGGGCAGTCGCTTTCTGGCGCGCAAGAAGTACGACAACGCTATCGAATCGATGCGCCAGGCGTATGAACTGGAGCCGTCGCGCTTGGAAGGCCGCCTCAATCTGGGCGCGGCGCTGTTTCTCACCGGCCAACACCAGGAAGCCATCGGACATTTCAAATATGTGCTTGCCTTTGACGGGCAAAACACGATGGCGCTGCTAAACCTCGCCGCGGCGCACGACGCTTTGGGCCAACTCGATGAAAGCATCGCGGTTCTGGAAACTCTTATCGAACGGCGTCCGCAGTGGCGCGACGCGCATTACAATTTAGGTGTCGCGTATTACAAGCAGAAGAATTACCCGAAGGCCGAAGACGCCTTGCGCGCCGAACTCCAACTCAACCCCGAAAACACCCTTGCGCGCGAATTGCTGAACACGATTTATCGCTTGCCGCATCTGGAAAAAAAAGAGTAA